One segment of Triticum aestivum cultivar Chinese Spring chromosome 2A, IWGSC CS RefSeq v2.1, whole genome shotgun sequence DNA contains the following:
- the LOC123187763 gene encoding probable mediator of RNA polymerase II transcription subunit 26b has protein sequence MAPPSRDVGYWVNFFRGGGETILDAIEGAIDVAASEQPAALRARRDAIAERLYTALLLASSGAPTAAAAAAAAARPQAGAPAAVPQAQAQQQEQLLPEGAASVPSLCSSDRAEAITDDGAPRHDDDSVAAEAEKIKAVLVNYQEKSEAALLDLLRRLQQLEFTVHTLKVTAIGKTVGTLRKHNSKQIRHLVRLLIGGWKSIVDEWMSNGGSGDAIVDHTPQSMHPSSLEQEDRGMSSPSVDEGALFATPSTSIRLSEDNQGSRMFDGMDDAGNTRNSVQRHPGSQEPIRRPPQPVAQQYDPDQSWRQEQSAARQSRPQELANGQTREQFIAAMLAKPPNAESGRGRPQVRPKQQQGASPAQGRPQPVPSDKPAGNPDANSLRAKLDLAKNAKLELATNSKLEMTKRKLQEGYQEFDNAKKQRTVQMVDPQDIKKQGNRAWQPNAKPRNNNSSSNTNNNRNWSSK, from the exons ATGGCGCCGCCGTCCAGGGACGTGGGCTACTGGGTCAACTTCTTCCGGGGAGGCGGCGAGACCATCCTCGACGCCATCGAGGGGGCCATCGACGTCGCCGCGTCCGAGCAGCCCGCAGCCCTCCGCGCCCGGCGCGACGCCATAGCCGAGCGCCTCTACACGGCGCTCCTCCTCGCGTCCTCCGGCGCGCCcacggcggcggccgccgcggcggcagcggcgcgtcCTCAGGCAGGGGCGCCCGCCGCTGTGCCGCAGGCGCAggcgcagcagcaggagcagctcctcCCCGAGGGCGCCGCCAGCGTCCCCAGCCTCTGCAGCTCCGACCGCGCCGAGGCCATTACCGACGACGGAGCGCCCCGCCACGACGACGACTCCGTCGCCGCCGAGGCCGAGAAAATCAAGGCCGTCCTCGTCAACTACCAGGAAAAG TCGGAGGCGGCGTTGCTCGATCTGCTCCGGCGGCTGCAGCAGCTGGAGTTCACGGTGCACACCTTGAAG GTCACTGCGATTGGGAAGACCGTGGGCACCCTCCGGAAGCACAACTCCAAGCAGATTCGGCACCTCGTACGGTTGCTCATCGG GGGTTGGAAGAGTATAGTTGACGAATGGATGAGCAATGGAGGCAGCGGAGATGCCATTGTTG ATCACACCCCTCAGTCCATGCATCCGTCTAGTCTGGAGCAGGAAGACCGAGGAATGTCATCTCCTTCCGTGGACGAGGGGGCACTCTTCGCCACACCGAGTACTTCCATCCGACTCTCGGAG GATAACCAGGGCTCTAGGATGTTTGATGGAATGGATGATGCTGGAA ATACAAGGAACAGTGTACAGCGGCATCCGGGGAGCCAAGAACCAATTAGAAGGCCGCCGCAGCCAGTGGCCCAGCAGTATGACCCTGACCAGAGCTGGAGGCAAGAACAATCTGCAGCAAGGCAATCACGGCCGCAAGAACTGGCCAATGGGCAAACGAGAGAGCAATTCATTGCGGCCATGCTGGCGAAGCCCCCAAATGCTGAGTCGGGTCGTGGGAGACCTCAAGTGAGGCCTAAGCAGCAGCAAGGTGCCTCGCCCGCTCAAGGGAGACCGCAACCGGTGCCATCTGAT AAACCGGCGGGCAACCCTGATGCGAACTCGCTTCGAGCAAAGCTAGATCTCGCCAAGAATGCAAAGTTGGAACTGGCAACTAACTCCAAGCTAGAGATGACAAAGCGAAAGCTTCAGGAAGGGTACCAAGAATTCGATAATG CAAAGAAGCAGAGGACTGTACAGATGGTGGATCCGCAAGATATAAAGAAGCAAGGGAACCGGGCCTGGCAGCCGAACGCCAAGCCGAggaacaacaacagcagcagcaacaccaacaacaaccgGAATTGGTCGTCGAAATGA